The following proteins are co-located in the Meriones unguiculatus strain TT.TT164.6M chromosome 4, Bangor_MerUng_6.1, whole genome shotgun sequence genome:
- the Sds gene encoding L-serine dehydratase/L-threonine deaminase isoform X2: protein MFQMLRKRAKQGCKHFVCSSAGNAGMATAYAARRLGIPATIVVPCTTPALTIERLRSEGATVEVVGEMLDDATRLAKALEKNNPGWVYISPFDDPLIWEGHTTIVKELKETLSDKPGAILLSVGGGGLLCGVVQGLREVGWEDVPIIAMETFGAHSFHAATKEGKLVTLPKITSVAKALGVNTVGAQTLKLFYEHPIFSEVISDQEAVAAIEKFVDDEKILVEPACGAALAAVYSGVVRRLQADGRLQASLTSLVVIVCGGSNISLAQLQALKVQLGMNGLPK, encoded by the exons ATGTTCCAGATGCTAAGGAAG AGGGCAAAACAAGGCTGCAAACACTTTGTCTGCTCTTCAG CGGGCAATGCGGGCATGGCGACTGCCTACGCTGCCAGGAGGCTGGGCATCCCAGCCACTATTGTGGTCCCCTGCACCACACCTGCCCTCACCATCGAGCGGCTCAGGAGTGAAGGAGCCACAGTTGAAGTGGTAGGAGAG ATGCTGGATGATGCCACCAGACTGGCCAAAGCTCTAGAAAAGAATAACCCAGGTTGGGTGTACATCTCCCCCTTCGATGACCCTCTCATCTG GGAAGGCCACACTACCATCGTGAAGGAGCTGAAGGAGACATTGAGTGACAAGCCTGGGGCCATCCTGCTGTCTGTGGGCGGCGGGGGCCTGCTGTGCGGAGTGGTTCAGGGGCTACGGGAGGTGGGCTGGGAAGACGTGCCCATCATCGCCATGGAGACCTTCGGTGCCCACAGCTTCCATGCTGCTACCAAGGAAGGAAAGCTGGTCACGCTGCCCAAGATCACCAG TGTCGCAAAGGCCTTGGGTGTGAACACTGTGGGGGCGCAGACCCTGAAGCTGTTTTACGAACACCCCATCTTCTCTGAGGTCATCTCAGACCAGGAGGCCGTGGCTGCCATTGAGAAGTTTGTGG ATGACGAGAAGATCCTGGTGGAGCCTGCGTGTGGCGCAGCGCTGGCTGCTGTGTACAGCGGCGTGGTCCGCAGGCTGCAGGCTGACGGACGGCTACAAGCCTCACTGACCTCACTGGTCGTCATTGTGTGTGGTGGCAGCAACATCAGCCTGGCACAGCTGCAGGCACTCAAGGTGCAGCTGGGCATGAATGGGCTGCCCAAGTGA
- the Sds gene encoding L-serine dehydratase/L-threonine deaminase isoform X1, whose amino-acid sequence MATQETLHVKTPVRDSMALSKVAGTSVYLKMDNSQPSGSFKIRGIGHLCKTRAKQGCKHFVCSSAGNAGMATAYAARRLGIPATIVVPCTTPALTIERLRSEGATVEVVGEMLDDATRLAKALEKNNPGWVYISPFDDPLIWEGHTTIVKELKETLSDKPGAILLSVGGGGLLCGVVQGLREVGWEDVPIIAMETFGAHSFHAATKEGKLVTLPKITSVAKALGVNTVGAQTLKLFYEHPIFSEVISDQEAVAAIEKFVDDEKILVEPACGAALAAVYSGVVRRLQADGRLQASLTSLVVIVCGGSNISLAQLQALKVQLGMNGLPK is encoded by the exons ATGGCCACCCAGGAGACCCTGCACGTGAAGACTCCGGTGCGTGACAGCATGGCACTGTCCAAAGTGGCCGGCACTAGCGTGTACCTAAAGATGGACAACTCTCAACCCTCAGGCTCCTTCAAGATCCGAGGCATTGGCCATCTCTGCAAGACG AGGGCAAAACAAGGCTGCAAACACTTTGTCTGCTCTTCAG CGGGCAATGCGGGCATGGCGACTGCCTACGCTGCCAGGAGGCTGGGCATCCCAGCCACTATTGTGGTCCCCTGCACCACACCTGCCCTCACCATCGAGCGGCTCAGGAGTGAAGGAGCCACAGTTGAAGTGGTAGGAGAG ATGCTGGATGATGCCACCAGACTGGCCAAAGCTCTAGAAAAGAATAACCCAGGTTGGGTGTACATCTCCCCCTTCGATGACCCTCTCATCTG GGAAGGCCACACTACCATCGTGAAGGAGCTGAAGGAGACATTGAGTGACAAGCCTGGGGCCATCCTGCTGTCTGTGGGCGGCGGGGGCCTGCTGTGCGGAGTGGTTCAGGGGCTACGGGAGGTGGGCTGGGAAGACGTGCCCATCATCGCCATGGAGACCTTCGGTGCCCACAGCTTCCATGCTGCTACCAAGGAAGGAAAGCTGGTCACGCTGCCCAAGATCACCAG TGTCGCAAAGGCCTTGGGTGTGAACACTGTGGGGGCGCAGACCCTGAAGCTGTTTTACGAACACCCCATCTTCTCTGAGGTCATCTCAGACCAGGAGGCCGTGGCTGCCATTGAGAAGTTTGTGG ATGACGAGAAGATCCTGGTGGAGCCTGCGTGTGGCGCAGCGCTGGCTGCTGTGTACAGCGGCGTGGTCCGCAGGCTGCAGGCTGACGGACGGCTACAAGCCTCACTGACCTCACTGGTCGTCATTGTGTGTGGTGGCAGCAACATCAGCCTGGCACAGCTGCAGGCACTCAAGGTGCAGCTGGGCATGAATGGGCTGCCCAAGTGA